The Lewinella sp. 4G2 nucleotide sequence TTCTTCGTCGGCTCCTCCAAACGTAACCGTTCCGCAGTTTACCTGCAACGGGCGGACGGGACATTCACGGAAGAGACTCCGGATGTCGTCCTAGCAGATTCGATCTACGAAGATGTTGCCGCGCAGATCGTGGACCTCGATAATGACGGCCACCCGGATCTCGTGGTGGCTGCCGGCGGAAACGAATACTACGCCAAACAAGAACCGCGCACGCAACGGATCTACTGGAATGATGGGCAGGGCAATTTCATTAAATACGTACTCCCCGATATTTTTCTGACGGCCGCTACGGTGGTGGCCGGAGACGTAAATGGGGATGGCCTCCAAGATCTGTTGATTCCTGGTCGCGTCGTTCCCCGATTCTACGGCGCTACCCCAGACACCTATCTGCTGCTAAACAATGGTGACCGAACCTTTACGGACGCTACGGATGCATGGTCCGCCGAACTCAGTCAGGCCGGCCTGGTGACGGACGCCGAACTCGCTGACCTGGACGGCGATGGTGACCTGGACGTTGCCGTGGCTGCAGAATGGCAGCCCATCGCTATTTATTACAACGAAGGAGACAAGTTCCGCCGCCAATATATTGGTGAAGAAAAAGGCTGGTGGAGCGCTCTAGCCATTGGTGATCTGAACAGGGATGGAAAGCCGGACATCCTTGCGGGCAACACCGGGCTGAACAACAAACTCAAACCTTCCCGGGAGTATCCGCTGGAGATGTACCTCAACGATTTTGACGGCAACGAAAAGCCCGAACAGGTGATTACTTACTATGTGAAGGGGCGCAAAATTCCCTTCGCGAGCCACGCTGAACTCATCAAGCAAATGCCGAAGCTGAAGAAGGAGTACTTGTTCGCGCAAGACATGGCTGGTGCCTCGGTAGAAACGATTTTCGGTAAGGCAGAACTTGCCGCAGCTGAAAAATTCAGCATCAATACGCTGGCGAGCTACGCCTACCTGAGCAACGAGAACGGGAATTTTGCTGCGCAACCACTGACGGACCAGGCTCAGTTCTCATCTATTCACGCCTTTCTTCCCGTGAGCGACGGTAAGCAAATGCAGTGGCTAGCCGGCGGGAACTTCCTGGGCTCCACCATTGAAATGGGATGGTACGACGCAAGCTTCCTCTTTGGGCTTGATTTCTCCACAGAGTCGAATGGCACCTACGCGCGCTTACCCGGTAAAGGTATCGGTGGGGAGATTCGCAACCTGGCTACCATCCAGGTTGCAGGCCGCCAACACTACCTGGTAGCCCGTAGTGGGGACGCGCTGAAGCTACTGGGACCCGCGAATTCGCAATTGGAGCAATGATGACTTAGGCTGGCCGCCCGACAAACCAGCCGTGGCTTAGGTAAGAGTGCCGACGAAAAACTTTTTTGAAATAAAGTAAGGGTAGAGTAGGGGGGAGGTCCTGTTATGGTGTCTGGAAGGTATAAGCGGCAGCGAAACAATTGGAAAATTGACGTTGCTGCCAAACTATCAATCTTTCATCTGTATCTCAAACGTGTGCCTTATGACTACCGAAGCTAAAATCACCCTCCTCAATCAATTCACGATTTTTGATTGCCTCAGCGATCAGGAAAAGAGCCAACTCGGCGACGCGATGGAGTTTCGGAAGAAGCCACGCTACACGGTGATTTACCAACCCGGAGAGACAAGTGAACACCTTTACCTTCTTCAGAAGGGTGCCATTAAGATCAGCACCCACAATAATGAAGGGAAGGAGGTAATCAAGCAACTGATCCACCCCGAAGCCATCTTTGGCGAATTGGCCCTCGTTGGTGAAAATACCCGCAATGAGACGGCACAGTCACTGAAGGAAGAGGTACACTACTACACCATCCGCGTAGCGGACTTTCAGCGCATTCTCGCTCGTAACACGACGCTGAACCAGCAACTACTAACGCTTTTCGGACAGCGGATGATCGCCGCCGAGACGAAGTTGGAAAACCTGATCTTCAAAGATGCCCGTAGCCGTATCGTCAGCTTCCTCCACGAGGTAGTTACCAAGCGCGGTCGCCGTGTTGGCTACGAAATGCTACTGAAGCACAGCCTGACGCACCAGGACATCGCCAACATCACCTGCACCAGCCGTCAGACCGTCACGCTGGTCCTGAATGAGCTCCGCAAGGAAAACTTGATCTACTTCAACCGGGGCCGCATCCTGGTAAGAGATATGGATGTTCTGCAGCAAAACGCAGCCTAACACGATCTATGATTGAGGTACTTAAGATCCCCGCTACCGCTTCGGTAGTGGGGATTTTTTGTGGGGAGTGATGGTTAGAAGAGCGAATAGATTGCGTAGTGGTAAAGGGAAATCTATGACAAACTAGCCAAATCATTTTCGCGCTTATCCTCGCGCTGCATTTGCTACCTTAGGCGGATGCAAAACAAGAAGATTCTCTACTGGTCCATAACCGTTGCGCTGGCCGGATTTCTCTTTGGATTCGATACCGTGGTCATCTCCGGGGCGGACCTTCCACTGCAGGAACTCTGGCAGCGGGGTGAGTTGTTCCACGGATTCGTCGTGATGGCCTCTGCATTGTGGGGGACGGTCGCAGGAGCTCTCCTTGGGGGTATTCCGACGGATCGGCTGGGGCGCAAGACCACCCTCATTTGGATTGGTATCTTTTACACCATCTCCGCCCTCGGCTCCGCGATGGTGAGCGATCCCTGGCTTTTTGCCGCCTTCCGTTTCATTGGCGGGGTAGGGGTAGGCGTGAGCACCATTGCCGCACCGGCGTACATCTCCGAGATCGCTCCGGCAGCTGACCGGGGAAAATTGGTAGCGACCTACCAGTTTAATATCGTCTTTGGTATCCTGGTCGCCTTTCTATCCAACTACCTACTCAGTGGAATCGAAGAAGGTGCCTGGCGGTGGATGATCGGTGTAGAAGCCATTCCCGCCATTATCTATACAGTGATGGTGATGGGCGTCCCCCGATCGCCACGCTGGTTGCTAACGAAAGGTGGGCAGCCCGAGGAGGCTCGCCGCGTCCTGGAACTCATCAATCCTGGCGTAGACGCGGACGCGCTATTGCGAGAAATATCGCTCGACAACAGCGAAGCGGACCACCGGGAAACCATCTTTCACCCCCGGTACCGCTTCCCGTTGATGCTCGCCTTTTTACTAGCGTTCTTCAACCAGTTCTCCGGGATCAATGCCTTTCTGTATTACGCCCCCCGCATTTTTGAGACGGCGGGCCTGGAAAAGAGTTCGGCACTGTTGAGTAGCGTGGGGATCGGCGTGGTGAATCTGGCGTTCACCCTGCTGGGCCTTTCCTTGATTGATCGCTTCGGCCGCCGCCAATTGATGTACATCGGTTCGGTGGGGTACATCGTGTCGCTGAGTATGGTCGCGCTGGCCTTCGGGCTGGGGTGGCAAGGTTGGTACGTCCCCCTTTTCCTCTTTGTATTCATTGCGGCCCACGCCATCGGGCAGGGGACGGTCATCTGGGTATTCCTGAGTGAGATCTTTCCTAACCACTTGCGGGCTAGTGGTACTTCCTTCGGAACGTCAGTACACTGGATCCTGGCGGCAGCGATCCCTTCAGCGGTGCCAATCCTGTTCACTACGATCGGAACGTCGACGGTATTTGCTTGCTTTGCTTTTATGATGGTCCTGCAACTTGTCTTCGTGTGGCGCATGATGCCCGAAACGAAAGGCGTCCCACTGGAGGATTTAGGTGACCTGCTTTACCCGCCAACCAAATTGTAAAAAGCCCAACCACAATTCTGACTGGAGGCCACTAATCGGTCCCGAATGGCGTTATCTCTCCAATGACTAGAAGAACCTTCTTACTGCTAGCCCTGCCCGTACTGCTAACGACCTGTTACTCGTTCAAGGGTATTACCATCCCAAACGAGGTAGAGAATGCTTACGTCCCTAACTTCATTGACAATGCCATCGGTGCGCCGCCCACGTTGCACCTGGACATGACCGAGGAACTGCGTAATAAAGTGCGCGACGAGGCACGGCTGACCATTACAGAAACGAACCCGGATATCGAAATGAAGGGCACCCTGGTTGACTTCCGCGTCTCCGCGGAAGGTGCCCGGCCGGGCAACGAAACCAGCGCCATTGCAGCATTGAACCGGCTGACTGTAGTGGTGGCCATCAGCTACACCAACCTCCTCGACGAGACGGGGGAGGACAAGTGGACGCAGAACTTCTCCCACTTTTTCGACTTCCCCGCCACGCAGACGCTCGCCAGCGTGCAGGATGAAGCGTTGGAGGAGATCATCGATAACATCAACGAGAAGATCTTTAATAAAGCCTTCGCCGAGGAATGGTAGCGAACGGTCTACCTACCGGTAATGCAACTGAATTCACCAATTAGCTCAAAACGAAAAAGCCCCGACTAACCTTAGTTAGCCGGGGCTTTTTGTTGTTGGATTGAGGACTACTTTTCGGTGGTCTCTGCATCTGCCGTGCTGCTGGCGGGGGCTTCCGTTTCGGCGGCGGCTTTTGCCTTCGCTTCTTTCTTGGCCTTTGCTTCAGCATCCTTCTTTTTCTGAGCGTCCGTCTTCTTCCGCTTCTTGGGCTGAATCATGACGTTCATACGCCGCTTCTCCATTTGGGGCATGGACTCCGCAGTACCGACATCCTCAAGCTCCTTCATGAAACGAAGGAGGAGAAGTTCACCGCGGTCTTTAAAGACGATGGTACGGCCACGGAAGTGAACGTAGGCCTTCACCTTAGAACCCTCTTCCAGGAATTCCCGGGCGTGGCGGAGTTTAAACTCGAAATCGTGCTCACCGGTATTCGGGCCGAAACGGACTTCCTTGACGACCGTC carries:
- a CDS encoding sugar porter family MFS transporter, with product MQNKKILYWSITVALAGFLFGFDTVVISGADLPLQELWQRGELFHGFVVMASALWGTVAGALLGGIPTDRLGRKTTLIWIGIFYTISALGSAMVSDPWLFAAFRFIGGVGVGVSTIAAPAYISEIAPAADRGKLVATYQFNIVFGILVAFLSNYLLSGIEEGAWRWMIGVEAIPAIIYTVMVMGVPRSPRWLLTKGGQPEEARRVLELINPGVDADALLREISLDNSEADHRETIFHPRYRFPLMLAFLLAFFNQFSGINAFLYYAPRIFETAGLEKSSALLSSVGIGVVNLAFTLLGLSLIDRFGRRQLMYIGSVGYIVSLSMVALAFGLGWQGWYVPLFLFVFIAAHAIGQGTVIWVFLSEIFPNHLRASGTSFGTSVHWILAAAIPSAVPILFTTIGTSTVFACFAFMMVLQLVFVWRMMPETKGVPLEDLGDLLYPPTKL
- a CDS encoding Crp/Fnr family transcriptional regulator, which translates into the protein MTTEAKITLLNQFTIFDCLSDQEKSQLGDAMEFRKKPRYTVIYQPGETSEHLYLLQKGAIKISTHNNEGKEVIKQLIHPEAIFGELALVGENTRNETAQSLKEEVHYYTIRVADFQRILARNTTLNQQLLTLFGQRMIAAETKLENLIFKDARSRIVSFLHEVVTKRGRRVGYEMLLKHSLTHQDIANITCTSRQTVTLVLNELRKENLIYFNRGRILVRDMDVLQQNAA
- the infC gene encoding translation initiation factor IF-3 translates to MGRRKGGGRRRTYQREDTTPKHRINDMIRVPEVRLVGDNVQKVAEEIGEDFKAGEVYDTRTVKQWARAAELDLVEISPKAAPPVVKLIDYKKFLYQQKQREKELKANTVQTVVKEVRFGPNTGEHDFEFKLRHAREFLEEGSKVKAYVHFRGRTIVFKDRGELLLLRFMKELEDVGTAESMPQMEKRRMNVMIQPKKRKKTDAQKKKDAEAKAKKEAKAKAAAETEAPASSTADAETTEK
- the lptE gene encoding LPS assembly lipoprotein LptE, with the translated sequence MTRRTFLLLALPVLLTTCYSFKGITIPNEVENAYVPNFIDNAIGAPPTLHLDMTEELRNKVRDEARLTITETNPDIEMKGTLVDFRVSAEGARPGNETSAIAALNRLTVVVAISYTNLLDETGEDKWTQNFSHFFDFPATQTLASVQDEALEEIIDNINEKIFNKAFAEEW